The genomic segment GACTTGGGGACACTGAGAGTGTTGACAAAGGCAGTGATACCCTGAACCTTCTGCTTGATAGTAGTGACCGGGTCGTCAGAGTCGCCGCTGGTGGTTCCGTTGACGCTGGTCTCAATCTCTCTGAGGACGAGGGCTTGGAATGTCTCGACGGCACGCTTGGTCTTGAATAGGGCGCTGCCACCGTCGACGGTGGAGCCGTCGGCGAGAATGAGAGTGCTGTTCTTGAGGATCTCAACGCTGTCCTTGCTCAAATCACCGCCGGTCGCACCACGGAAGTTGTCAATAGCGACCTGCATGTCGGTCCAGGGAATGATGCCGCAAGAGAAACCAAAGTTCTTGAGGAAGCTGCTGTAGACGGGAGGGTAGCTGACAGAAAGCATGCCGTTCATGGCCATGCCCTGGAACCATCCGAAAACCTCTGTGAAACTGGGGCTGATGGTACCAGCACCTCCAGTGCCACTGCCACTGAGGGCGGCACTGCCTCCAGCGAAAGCAGAGCTGACTGCAGACACACCAGTGGCGACAAGGGCGAGACCAGCAACACCGGCGGCAATGTAAGAGACGGCAGCGACGCTGGCGGTCTTACCGTTGGTGACCTGGGACGTGATGCAGGCGACCTCTTCGTTGGTATCGAGGGTCTTGAGCTGAAGCTTGGCCTGAGCGGCGATATCGGGGACTGCGAAGGCGATATCCGGGACCATGCTGGCATACTCATCAGGAATCTTCTGAGTGCCACGAGCAGAGAAGCTGCCGGCGGGGACTGAGATTTGTTAGCATTTTCCGTAATCGAAAAGTCAACTCATCGACAGCTAGCACATACCAGGGCAGAGCTGCTCGACAAAGGTTCCTGCTTCGCATGGGTTGAAGGTGTTGGAGTAGATGGCAGTGCCATAGGCGCTGACATCCAAGATGGCTGTGACGTTCTGAACCTTGGAGCTCGTTCCTGCTACATCGAAGGTGACGGTCTTGTTGTCGTTGTTGTACTGAATATCAATCTTCTGGACGGAAATCGCGGTATCGTTGCCGCAAGTCGTGAAGCTGCTGGTCTTGAGGATGGAGTCGGCGAGGGTGCTAGAAGCAAATGCGGTGGCCAAGGCCAAAAGGCGCTTCGGGCCCCAGTTGGGCGCGGTTCGCGTCATTGTGTTGTGTTGTAAAAACAAAGTTGTGGTTGAAAATTCGTTGTTCGTCGGTCTGTCGGGAATCGAAAATGTTTCCCAAAGCCGTGTGATGGTGGGTATATCCAAAGTCTATACTTTTTGAGCCTCTTTGTGCTTCTTTCTCCTGTACTCCCGGCGATTGATGCCGTCCCTTTCCCTGCTATAACAGATTGATACGCTTTGATAACGAGTTTGGTGGTGAGAGAGATAGGGGGTTCCGTGTTCGTCGGGGACCGGGTTGTGAGTTTTCTTTGGTGAATTGAGTGATACTATTcgagtcgtcgtcgtcgcgtCGGGAGGGTATATTGCGAGAGTCGTGGACCAAAGGAAACAAGTAACCGGATTGTACTAGTGAAGTCGAAGGATTGTGAAATGGTAAGAGGCTAACAAGAAGCAAGCACAGCTTTCTACAGAATGACACGAGAGAGATGAAATAAAAGAGGCCGAGGATCAACCTGGAAAGAAGAGGAATATGGGCTGGCCGCGAGGTCCCTCTGCAGAGCCCGAAGGGTGTCGATGGGATGAGCCCGTATCAGGCTTCTGGTACGCCGAAAGAGATGGATCAGCGGAAGCAGGTTGAAAACCTATGGTGGTGAGGTGGGCGTCGGAGGTTATGATAGATCGAGAGAGTGAGCAGTGTGTTGGAGTGAGAGAGAGTTTCTTCAACAGCCAGATAGGCGAAGAGAGAGACAGTGGCtgaaaaaagaggctaaagtcCACGGGCGGGTATATGAAACGAGCGAAAGGTGACGATGCTGAGAATGCACGCCGGTCaggaggtggtggtggagtgggaggagggagggagggagCAGAGACAAGACGcagagagagacagaggaGGAAAAGGAACGACACGAACAAGCGAGAAGGGGAAGCGATTGGCGATCGATGGTTGGCGGGAGATGGGGCCCCAAGCCTGGAAGCGACCTCAGCGTCGTCTGTTCTCCTCCACGGGCCCCCCATGCAAAGAGGGACATGGACCCTGGGATGGCGTGCGGATTGGTGTGGATGGGGGTAACGCACGCACACCAGACGCAGACGAACAACGGTACGAACAATCTGGACGGTCTCCGAGCCACTCGCGCTTTCCCTCTTGCTTTGCTGCTTGACGGATTTCGTCCACAGAACCACAGCTGCTAGCACCGTCTCTGATccgtctcctcctcctctcttCTCCCACTGGGACAAGACAAGACGGGGAGAGGAACCATCTGTGGGAGGTCGTGTTCAACATCCTGGTCACCTCCACCGGGCGCAGGTTCGATTGGAACCTCGTCCCTGACATGATCCTTGCCCCATCCAGGCACTTCCAAAGGCTCCAGAGTGCAAAGGAACGTCAACCAGCCGGAAGGCCGTCAACCCTGCTCAAGAGCGTCTCTGCCCTTGCGCTGGTTCTAATGTCCAGTAATAGCCCAAGGATTGGGTCGACCCACGCAGGGGCGCTGACGAACTGGGCCCCTCGTTGGGTCCTCTCTGGAGCCCAGCGCAGCCAAACCAGCCCATCATCTCCTCCTGTTCCTGATTTCCTCAGCGTGGTCTGGGGGAAGGTAGTGTGAGGATACCATGGCGCCAGACTGGCGGCGGCACTGGCATTAGCATGCCATGGTGCGGCTTGCTTGTCGCCGACTCTATCTCTCTTGGCCGTTCGACGGCGCGAGGCGTATTAGCGGCGGTGGCGGGCGGCTACTGCGAGGAAGAGGGGGCGGGTAGTGAATACGACGACCATTAGATGGTAAACATCAGCTTACTGTGGTGGAAAGGCTGCGAATGCGCATTAGTTTTTTACGAAAGTCTTCTGTCAAAAGTGCAGTACGTACCGGGCCTTGATGCAAAGTGAAAACAGACGGCGGCGCAAGGTCTTGCAAGTTGCAGCTGCGAGCAAAACCAGACGGGAGGAAAAAAAGTCAAACTAAGGCAGCACCTGCACACCCCATCTGAGCCCCCCGCTGGCATCTGTCTAGGCCAGCCGCGGTGTCGTGTGGTTGAACAGTCTAGACTGGCCCGTCGTGGTCGAAGTCCTTGCTGGTGTGAGGAAACAAGAGATTGAGGGTCCGGGATTGGAGCAAGGAACAATTTGCCTGGAAGTGAGCGGCGACGATACGTACCGACAAGTGATCTTTGTCAAGCCACAAGCATCAGAGTAAAGGTACTTATTTGAGGGGCTGAATTGGCTGGGTCGCTCAGGTACCGCCTTACATAAGACACTTTACTTTCCACAAGCAATCACGCAGAGATGGGACCTGCCTGACCTTCCCGCCTGCGATCAAATTACCGTTGGACAGGGCCGCTGCGGGCAGCAAGGAAGGTGATTGATACCCAGCTTCCAATCTGCATTCAGCTTACATAAAGTAGGTATACGGAGTAGACACAGATACGTACATTCTATCCTAGGGAGCATTAAACGGCAGTAAGGCACGGTAGGCCTTCCGTATAAACCGTCATACGGATTCGATCCATCCAAGTTTCTATTCGGACACACACTTCGCACGCCGTGACGCCATGCGGTGGGAAAACGTCTGAACACCAAGTTAACCTTACATAAAGATGCACTGCTCGCCCATTCTTTCTTGTGGAGTCTGAAACAATGCCTCGAGGAGGAGCAGGTCTCGGCAATTCCGCTCTAAATCAGAGACACTGAGGAACGCCGGTGACCAACAGTGAATCATGAACATTCTCGAGTAATCCAACCTCCTCCGTCGTTTTCCCGTACGTTGTCTTTGTCCTGTTGCCCGGTGACTAAGGTTCAGCAGTCGTCAGCGACCACGCGTGACGCCGAGCCCAGTGCCTCCTTGGCCTGGCAGATACACGAGCGAAGAAAACTCTAGACTCAGGGGCAAAATCTTAGGCTAGTGCCGAGTCAAAGTCAGTAAAACGGTACCTTTTTATGTACGTGTACGGTGATGGACAGGCACAAAATCAACTCTGCATCCCACCCGTCCCAGCCCGCAACAACCGCACTCCGTCCGCGCCCCTGCATTGGCGTCAGGGGTCCCCGTCAAGGGGCTTAGCCAGAATGGGACTGGTGGATCGACATGGGGACTGGTCGGGACGCCGGACGGCCTCGACTACCAGAACGGGGGCGGGCTTCACTCATCTGTTTTTTTTGCCAGGTGGTGAGCCATAGGAACCATTGGCTACCGCTCTTCCAAAAGCTACGCGGCAGAAAGCACAGAaggaagagaaagagaggaaGCAGGGAAGCCTGAACCAAATCATTCCCTACACCCCCGGTCCTGTCTGAAACTGCGCCATCacggagaaggaggagcaaCCTCGTCTTTCACCAATGAGGTTTTCTTATCCATCATCAATTGTGCAGCTGTCAGCTGGAAGTCTGGGACTCTGGGAGGCGGGTGAGAAAATTCTTGATTGTGGCCGATTCATGAATCCATCCACTGGAGTCCAAACCAAGTTTTTGTACTTCGTCATTATAGAAACAGAACAGAGAAAAAAGACTCAAACTTTCAAACACTTCAATACCAATCAGTGGTTCTGAACCTGTCCTTCCTCCAGCGGTCCAGCCCCCATTTGTCTTGGGAAAGCAGATGAAAATGATCAAAAGCCCAGGCGCTACGGGAAATTCTTGCCGCTGCCACGTTGATCAATTCAGGTCGGTCAATCTCGTCACAAGCCTGTCGAGAACCACAGTAACCACAGTTTACCAACGGGCTTAAACCGACTTTGGTCACTGATTGTGATGAGACCACTCTATATCCAGGTCGGCACATGACAAGAGAGTCCTCTATACGGATAATCAATTGATGTGAACGGCTCGATGCAATCGGATTGCCGTTGACACCCTACTAAGATTAAGAACCTGGGTTACCGTGTAAAAATAAACGTTTGTCTCCCAATCCCAATCTCACACACCCCTTACCTCATCTCCATACTTCCGCCATGTCTTCCTCACCTCAATGTCGGAATGTCCCCACGTCACAATCCAAGCCGCGTCGCTTATCCATCATCGCTACCACGTTCATATCGCGTTGCTGTGTAGGGATGAGGATCGGTGCGTCTGCATTATCATTAACAATATCCGTCATCTCAGGCCCACATCAGCAATACACTTTCCCCCAAACCTTGGACAATTGTATGCAGTAGAGGAAGAATAAGAAGAAGCTACGTCTGCGCAGGCTACCGTACAGCAGAAGAGGGCACGTTAGTTACAATGCCCGTAGGCACAGCCGCTGCAttgtaccttaccttggtaTGTGCGGCTACGCGGTACCTGTGCGTTCTCACGACATTTTAACTTGCGCAGTAACACAACTACGATGTAAAGTGAGGCAGGGCAATCCTGATCTTTCACACACAAGTCGAACTTAAAAAGACGATGACTTCGGATCACCCACTTCTTCCCATCCCATCTCCCGCGCCCGCTTCCCCCACCCACCTTTCCGCAGTCTGCTCACCTGCCATAGGAATGCTCAACTATCCGCACGAGAAGATGTAAGGTTAGGATGGCCCGTGTTGTGCTCCCCGGGAGGCCTGCCAAGCCACATTCCAACCCCCTCGGCGCCTGCTTGCCCATTTGTCCAACATTCCAACTCCAGTGTTGGCTCTGCCCTACCCATACTCAACGCTGGCACCGGCCATTGCTTGTCCTCGTCTGATCCTGCAGCCTACGGGATACTCGCAGTCCTCGACAGCCTGCGCCAAGTGACGAATTCTTTTACCCCTCCATCAGTCCACCGGCTCCCGTCCGTCCCGTCACTGCAAAGGAAAGTCCGGGCAACAAGCGAACGCGCAGTACCGGTGCCGTGCCGTGCATATGGACCACCTCACTCCTCCCAAGCCGGACATACCGCGCCGTCTCGTCTCTTCTCCTCTAAGCTGTAGGCTATGTGCAAACGTGCAGATACTTCCGTGCTTTGCTCTACCGAGCTAGAGTACGCTGAGCTCAGCCCAGCTCTGGCCTGAGCCTCGGACGGTAAAGCAAACGCAACACAAACGACTTGTGCCTCAGAACCCCCGCGCCAAAACCGCCTAGACGGACGCACCGCCCCCTTGGGCCTTGGTTGTCAATCTTTTCATCCGATATCGACGACATGTCACCCCCTTACTTAGCATATGTACGTAGTACGGATACGCAAAACGCCAAAACCTTGATCTTTTTCAAGGGCaaccttcttttttttcgtcAAAAGGTTACATCCTGTTCCCACGCCGTCACCAAATAAAGGCTGTTTCTTCCTTTCCTCCTCCAATGGTTTCTTCAACAATATGACCTCGAGTTGCTCTGTAAACCTTTCCGAAACTCGTCAAAGCCCCTGATTTACCCTGATTTACCCCCTCCCCCCATTCGTCTCTGTCTCGCGGCTTTCCTTCCCGACGTTGGCAGTGGTACCGTGTGATTGGAAACGCTCTCCACCAGGAGCTTTGAGGGGAAGGGCGAGGGGGTTGGTCGTGAAGCCCAGCAGCGCACTTCCAAAACCTATCCAGAAGAAAGTAAACGTGACTTCATCGCCAACATCCCCGAACTCTGGCTTCAACTACCGCGATGTCTTCCCAAACTTCCCAATGCCCTGGGATACCCTCCCATGTCTCGGGCTTCAAGCGCCTTCTATTCTCCCACGAGACCGGTCTCGTGGGAAGAAAAACGTAGGTAGGCCTCCAGGACGGCTTCCCCGGACCCCGACACTTCTCTCCGTCGTCATTGTCAAGCATTATCCCTCGCTTACGTTCTCACTGCCACCCATACGTACGGATGTCCAAACATTCTCACTATCCCGTAGAgaatccccccccccccccctccataAACAGTCCCTCGCTCTTGGACCCCGTACCATACCCGCGGTATCTGTCTTGCCTTCCAAAACGATCggcgacgatgacgacgagcCACAATAGTACCTCTCAGCTATAGCCTCCTGTCCATACAGATTACACGTGGATGTATGCTCGTAGACACTGGAGCGATAAGATTCGAATCCTGGGAAACCCATCATCCCTCTCACTCTGGAATCGCGCCCCCGAGAGACGAGCAATGCCTTCGATGCATCTGGCAGGTCTTCTCTTCAACGAGAGGCACCCTTGGCTTCTCGGAACCCAAGTCCAAATAGCACGTGTCgggtttctttttcttcgtcTTTACTCCTCATTCCGCTCCCATTCTCAGCCTCTCCCAAAGTTCCGACTCCAACTCCCAgagtaaaaaatatatacAGTATAGACACCAACAACACGGCCCTCCCTCCCACGGCTTGGACACAGGCTCACCCTCACATCTTGAATCCCCCCCTCTTCCGAGCGGCCCCCAACCAACCACAACCCAGAACCCGTGATGGAGatagattaataaaagcAAGCAAGACTGTCGCCAGTATTTCCCAGCTACCCGGCCCGGCTGCCCTTTTCcctgcttttttttttctcactCTACCGTGTGGTATGCACCTGCGTCCTTATGCCAAACGGTAATAAAATGTCAAAGGGTATCCTGTACCCCGACAATCAGGCACCAGATCCAGAATAACCTCCGTCCGTCCCAGGTCCCGGTCGGGACCCGTCGAGACGACCAAGGAAACTTTTGATGATTTATCCCTCCCCTCTCCATCAAGAGCATAAATGGCGAAAAGAAAGATATGATGGCATTCCACCCACAGTACTCGGTATGCGTACACTGACTGCCTTATCCATACGTACACAAAAATCCCAACCGTGACTCCCGCGGTCGCCCGTTCCCTCCTTCCCGGCCCGCGGCCCGGGATACGTATTACCGCTATTGCGCCTCGTATGAAGCGGGTCTTCCCTCGTCCTTACTTAGGATACCGTATGCTGCATACAGGCACGGTGTCACCAATGACCTCCCTTCTCCATCCAAGTAAAAACCCCCCGTACGTGTGCCCCCCGAGACTGCGACGCATTTGCCTTGGAAACTGTGGAACCTCAGAACACTACAGCGTGTCCGTACAGGCGCAAGAGCACAATGTTGGTGATTTGGGAGGGGGGTGGGGGCACAGGGAGGGCTTCAACATCCCAGAGAATTGGAAAAGGCTTGTTCCTCGATGAAGTCGGATAGGCAAGCTCCGCGGGGGGGTTCAACCGTTCGACCCGGCAAGACATGAAGACGCTGATCCCACGGGAGTCCAGAGCACCCGGACTCCGTAGATATTTTTGACCGTGGCCACTCCGTATCGCTCGCGTACCGCTCATTGGAAATCTCTGGAACATTTGACTGGACCCAGGATGCTAAAAATGCTTCTCTGGTGGGGACCAAAAAAGCTAGGTTGGAACTTGGCACACTGAAAGGGCATGTCGCGTCCGTGTTCACGCGCGCTATTGAGTGGGTTAAGATGATATTGGGTACGCATATCAGACTCTTCTCTATCTAAGCGTTCGCATTGGAGGCATATGGCCTTCTGTCATGATTGATGATGCTTTGCTAGTGGGCAGATATCCCATTCAGGTCTGAGAGTACGATGTAAAACATACATTGTCCAGATATATAAAGAACACTCGCTCCCTTTGACTTGGTACCCAACACTGGCACTCTTTCTCTTGCGTGGCATTTCCAGCTACCATAGTGCACGGCATCATTCAGCTTAGAATATTCCGTGACTCCGTTGACCGTCTATATTTCTTTCTGATCCTCCATCCTGAGCGCCACCGTGCTTGCCCTGACACTGGTATAGGCCGTAACATTGATACATCGTCAAGCGAGAGCCGGGTCCGGCGTTCGCATTCCATACAGATGAAGAAATAACCGGACTGAATTGCTATGAAAAAGGGTATCTAAATACGCGATAAGATTGAAGCGAATATTTCATGGCCTCGGTAGAGGCACATAGATACTGCATGATCTACTGTGGTGGGTAGAACCCTTGACCACCTTGGAGGGGAGAGTGTGAATAGGGTGAGATAGACCCCTGAGAATTGTACTGGTTCTCGTCGATGTTGCTCTGTCCCATGAGTCCATCATAGGCCATGCCTACACCCATCTGCCCAGGTTGGTGTAGTCCAAGGGCGTTGTGGTCGAGTGCGGGAAAGGGCTCAGTCTCTTGTGCCAATGACATGTATTGTTGCTGGGCTCCCATATATGATGCGGCAGGCATGGTCATGTTGGTTGTGTTCTGGTATTGGTGGTTGAGACCCTGGGTTGCTCGGTTGACAGGTTGCATGCCCATCAAGTTCTGAGCCATCGGCTGACTAGTGTTCGGATACTGGGAAGAGTACATGTAGTCTGGGAACTGCGAGCTACCCGCGACCCCCGAGAACCCAAGGTTGTTCATGTTCTGGTATAAACCATTGTTATTCGCCATCATGGCGTGAGGTTGATATGACGACTGGTTCCCATAGTTGTGAATAGAGGGCTCACTCTTGACGACTGACTCGTCCAAGGGAGTTGGTGCATTAAAAGGAGCTCTGGGCGGGGGGTCTTGCACCGGGCTGATGATGGTGTCTGGCTCCAGCTCCTTGGCAGCGACCAGATGTAGGATCGGTAGACTGAGATGCTCCATATGCTTCGCCAGATGGACTGTCAACTTCTTCCATGTAGGAAACTGCTTGCCACAGAAACGGCAAGGCTCCTCCTGTGGTCTCTTCGTTGTTTCATGACGGCACTGTTCTACCTTTTGCCACGTGGGATCGATGCCGCCAGCCCGTTTGATGGCGGCTTTAGTCTTGTTCTTCGGTTCGACGAACTTGTGCTCGCGCACGAGATGCTGTAAGAAATTGTCCCGGCGGTAGCATGTGTGCCGACAGTCCTCAACGTCGCATGTCCACCACTCTAGATGCCGATGACCCTCATTCTCATGGCGTACCCAGTCGGCTTTACGCTTGAAGATCTTAGGGTCACGGCATCTGTCCCAAGTGCAAGTGAAAGGCTGTACATCCTCGTGGACATGCTTCGTCCAGTCAGAGGGCTTCTTGGGCTTCTTCAGCGTGAAGCAGAGCTGGCATTCGAATTCCGCCGGGAGGGATTGCGTAGGCGGCATAGGTATGTCCTGTGGAAAGCTATCCTTGGTAATAGCACCCTCCACAGGGGTTGAGTCTCCGTCCCCAGAGTCAGCGCCTGTTGACAGAGGGTCGATGTCTCGTGAATCGCCCTTCTGGTCGAGCAGGACTGGCCGACCACCACGAGCCAAACAGAACGATCCGCACGTGCAGGCCTGGCCAATCCCAAGATGCTTCACCTTGGCACTGAGGAGGCTCTTGTAGCGAACAACCTGCTGATGGGCGATCCGATCAACGAGATAGTTATTGTTGGTTGCCAGATCCGGATTCAGGCGGAGAACATGCGTTTGGAAGCCTGCAAAGTTTGGCGAGACATCCTGGATCAACTTGCTGGATTCCGCATTCATGTCACCATCCTCGTAAAGTTCATCCTCGTCGTCATCATCCTCATCCAGGTCAACATTTGTCGAGTTACTCTTGGCAAGGACAGCCACCGGCGGGCCGCCTGATTTCCTCCACATGCCAACCAGGTTTGAGTGTGTTTCGTTTCCGCTAGCTTTTGGTAGATCCGACTTGCTCCTTGGCCGACGAAGTGTGTTTTTGACTTGTAGACTGCCAAATGGACTCTTTGGTGATGTAATGGGCGTGCCGCCGATTGAACCATTCCGTGCGTGTGTTGTGCCAATTGAAGCCACACTGCTTCCCATGGTGACGAGAGCGGTGTTAATACTCGGCGTAGGTGTCTTCTTGGACCCCCAGCTGCCAGTTCGTGCAGTAGGTAGAAGATGAGGCAAACTCTCACGCTTCTCCATAGGGGGCGGAGCCTCCGATTTGGGAATGTTTTCGCCGTTGGTGCTCCTAGACCGTTTGAGCAAATGGCTGGCACTCGGCCGACGGACGAGGCCGCGCAAATCCTTGAGGATGCTTGGCCTACGACCTCCCTCGCCTCTGCTGATGGAAAGCTTCTTCAACAGGTTCCCACTGGTGACGTTCTCGGTGTCCATATCGATAACGCTAGGCAGACTGCGTCTTCGTGTGCCCCACGTAGCCGCTTTGGAAATGATGGATTCATTATCCATACACATTCTGTTGAAACGAGCAATTGCAGCTTGCGAAGATTCCGGCTGGTATCGATCTGTGTCTGGGCCACTGATAGGGTGTACAACGGGTGAATCACCCCAGACACGGTTCGAATTCATGATATGGAAGTCCGTAGCCGTCATCTCGCCGCCGCGAGCTGTGAAATAAGTTTGTCCAGGTTGATGGCGGTTTTCAGTCTGATTGCCAAGACGGATGCCGTCTTCCCCAGCCATGGCATCGGGGCTGGCATGCAATCTGGTCTCTGGCTGAGAAGAGGCTGCAGTTGGGTCGTTATTCAAGCTACGAGACAGCCATTGATCAACTTCCTGGTTCTTTTCCTCGATCTCACGGCGTGTCATAATGTCGTTTACGCTGGCAACTTCAGTAGAGGGTCTATTCGTCGGATCTAAACCACGGCGGCTGAATGATGAGCGTCGTGGGGTTGTCGTATCAGCGACTGGTCCTTGGGACGAGATCAAGTCACCAGCGGAGCTGAGCCCGGCAGGTGCT from the Colletotrichum lupini chromosome 3, complete sequence genome contains:
- a CDS encoding C2H2 finger domain-containing protein is translated as MASTYAVPPAALHDGQASDAHNPSPPSSGQRRLTATSFDPNHLSPSSQLQSSSVSPNYNDTPAESISNYSQYHSSDFSDMDDGLDPFFGVDFSNTEAGTPSFLDPEHRTDSFGQATISQARSKNLDATTYPFTPEQTASLHTTSPRSDMRTISKSVPERLPLSISPQELQRPFQPPQISTFAPQSASQLTPDLSGSGRSSEDSAVPSPPMMAAQSPRVTVSMWGKDATEPVQSIERTFTPDDENSTTAPAGLSSAGDLISSQGPVADTTTPRRSSFSRRGLDPTNRPSTEVASVNDIMTRREIEEKNQEVDQWLSRSLNNDPTAASSQPETRLHASPDAMAGEDGIRLGNQTENRHQPGQTYFTARGGEMTATDFHIMNSNRVWGDSPVVHPISGPDTDRYQPESSQAAIARFNRMCMDNESIISKAATWGTRRRSLPSVIDMDTENVTSGNLLKKLSISRGEGGRRPSILKDLRGLVRRPSASHLLKRSRSTNGENIPKSEAPPPMEKRESLPHLLPTARTGSWGSKKTPTPSINTALVTMGSSVASIGTTHARNGSIGGTPITSPKSPFGSLQVKNTLRRPRSKSDLPKASGNETHSNLVGMWRKSGGPPVAVLAKSNSTNVDLDEDDDDEDELYEDGDMNAESSKLIQDVSPNFAGFQTHVLRLNPDLATNNNYLVDRIAHQQVVRYKSLLSAKVKHLGIGQACTCGSFCLARGGRPVLLDQKGDSRDIDPLSTGADSGDGDSTPVEGAITKDSFPQDIPMPPTQSLPAEFECQLCFTLKKPKKPSDWTKHVHEDVQPFTCTWDRCRDPKIFKRKADWVRHENEGHRHLEWWTCDVEDCRHTCYRRDNFLQHLVREHKFVEPKNKTKAAIKRAGGIDPTWQKVEQCRHETTKRPQEEPCRFCGKQFPTWKKLTVHLAKHMEHLSLPILHLVAAKELEPDTIISPVQDPPPRAPFNAPTPLDESVVKSEPSIHNYGNQSSYQPHAMMANNNGLYQNMNNLGFSGVAGSSQFPDYMYSSQYPNTSQPMAQNLMGMQPVNRATQGLNHQYQNTTNMTMPAASYMGAQQQYMSLAQETEPFPALDHNALGLHQPGQMGVGMAYDGLMGQSNIDENQYNSQGSISPYSHSPLQGGQGFYPPQ